The following are encoded in a window of Mycobacteroides chelonae CCUG 47445 genomic DNA:
- a CDS encoding MinD/ParA family ATP-binding protein: MEEEIAVSAPNDSPADGSEDEILDRTGPIIPIKLGAHAKRQRAEAASLQQRQPDVEPRPLQLPPRGPLSIVDAVPPHDPHVDLPPAIGDALGAQLRSEILPSPRRPASIGWRKWVYRGSFGVINPGESREEAELRELTAVVRTPWRGIHSLAVLGGNGGVGKTMITAALGSVLSELRRKDMVLATDADPGQSANLASWIDPSASSTFADVLAQDEPERNFDLRFFVGQNPVTGLDVLAANAHSVRPRGELNAEIYTQAHSRLQRLYSLLLTDTGVDFWHPVMPGVLRSANGVVLVAAATPVGAEGAVRAIEWLISEGYEYLIPRMVVVINHVRGYDNREDRRNSERLVAAMVARFHRWISPNHIVAVPYDPHIATAGPLDIHQLQPETWHGLVTAAASVSAGLASAWSV, translated from the coding sequence GTGGAGGAGGAGATTGCCGTGAGTGCGCCCAACGATTCCCCGGCGGACGGCTCCGAGGACGAGATCCTCGACCGAACCGGACCCATCATCCCCATCAAGCTGGGCGCGCACGCCAAACGGCAACGCGCCGAGGCCGCCTCGCTGCAACAGCGCCAGCCCGATGTCGAACCCCGCCCACTGCAATTGCCGCCTCGTGGCCCGCTGTCCATCGTCGACGCCGTACCTCCGCATGATCCGCATGTCGATCTCCCTCCGGCCATCGGCGACGCGTTGGGAGCGCAGCTTCGTTCAGAAATTCTGCCCTCGCCGCGTCGGCCCGCGTCGATTGGTTGGCGTAAGTGGGTGTACCGCGGGAGTTTTGGCGTTATCAATCCGGGCGAATCCCGTGAAGAGGCCGAGCTTCGTGAGCTGACCGCCGTGGTGCGCACCCCCTGGCGGGGCATCCACTCCCTGGCGGTCTTGGGCGGAAACGGCGGCGTCGGCAAGACGATGATCACCGCCGCTCTCGGTTCGGTGCTCTCAGAGCTGCGCCGCAAAGACATGGTGCTGGCCACCGACGCCGATCCGGGCCAGTCGGCCAATCTGGCGTCGTGGATTGACCCGTCAGCCTCATCCACCTTCGCCGATGTGCTGGCTCAAGACGAACCCGAGCGCAACTTCGATCTGCGCTTCTTCGTTGGCCAGAATCCGGTGACCGGCCTGGATGTGCTTGCCGCCAACGCACATTCGGTGCGCCCGCGCGGGGAACTCAATGCCGAGATCTACACCCAGGCGCACAGTCGGCTGCAGCGGCTTTACAGCCTGCTGCTCACCGATACCGGCGTGGACTTCTGGCATCCGGTGATGCCTGGCGTGCTGCGATCTGCCAACGGTGTGGTGCTGGTTGCGGCCGCCACGCCGGTCGGCGCCGAGGGTGCGGTCCGCGCGATCGAGTGGCTCATCTCCGAGGGCTACGAGTACCTGATCCCCCGCATGGTGGTGGTGATCAACCATGTCCGTGGCTACGACAATCGCGAAGATCGCAGGAACTCCGAGCGCCTGGTGGCGGCGATGGTCGCCCGGTTCCACCGCTGGATCTCGCCGAACCACATCGTCGCCGTGCCTTATGACCCGCATATCGCCACGGCGGGTCCGTTGGATATCCATCAGCTGCAGCCCGAGACCTGGCATGGCCTGGTCACCGCGGCAGCCTCGGTCTCGGCTGGCCTGGCGAGCGCCTGGAGCGTCTAA